The following proteins are encoded in a genomic region of Synechococcus sp. CBW1002:
- the proB gene encoding glutamate 5-kinase has product MTNSSPAGGGLRRVIKVGTSTLQGQPDRPTSAVVHDLAASLSRQQRRGDAIALVTSGAVGLGCRTLALEQRPSEVVALQAAAAVGQGQLMALYQDAFAVRGARVAQVLLTRGDLASRRRYQNACRTLEQLLAWGVVPVVNENDTLATEELRFGDNDTLSALVAVAINADELILLTDVDRLYSGDPRSDAEAVPIDEVRDLAELESLRGVAKGGGRWGTGGMTTKLAAARIATASGIRVRLADGRDPAVLDALLAGERVGTVFHPSTTPLPDRKGWLAHALLAKGSLTLDAGAERALVHRGASLLAVGIRAVEGDFRRRDPVRLLAADGRELGRGLCSLSSDELRQVVGLSSEAVRSRLGAGGDAVGDAVVHRDHLVLTSVPPPA; this is encoded by the coding sequence ATGACCAACAGCAGTCCTGCAGGCGGCGGCCTGCGTCGTGTGATCAAGGTGGGGACCAGCACCCTGCAGGGTCAGCCCGATCGGCCCACGAGCGCCGTGGTTCACGACCTGGCCGCCAGCCTCAGTCGCCAGCAGCGTCGTGGCGATGCGATCGCCCTGGTGACCAGTGGGGCCGTGGGCCTGGGCTGTCGCACCCTGGCGCTGGAGCAACGTCCCAGCGAAGTGGTGGCGCTGCAGGCGGCGGCGGCGGTGGGCCAGGGGCAGCTGATGGCCCTCTATCAGGACGCCTTCGCGGTGCGCGGTGCGCGGGTGGCCCAGGTGCTGCTGACCCGCGGCGATCTGGCCTCCAGGCGGCGCTACCAGAACGCCTGCCGCACCCTGGAGCAGCTGCTCGCCTGGGGGGTGGTGCCGGTGGTGAACGAGAACGACACCCTCGCCACCGAGGAGCTGCGCTTCGGCGACAACGACACCCTCTCGGCCCTGGTGGCGGTGGCGATCAACGCTGACGAACTGATCCTGCTCACTGATGTGGATCGCCTCTATTCGGGTGATCCCCGCAGCGATGCCGAGGCGGTTCCGATCGATGAGGTGCGCGATCTGGCGGAACTGGAGAGCCTCCGAGGCGTGGCCAAAGGAGGCGGTCGCTGGGGGACCGGCGGCATGACCACCAAACTCGCGGCGGCCCGGATCGCCACGGCCAGCGGCATCCGTGTGCGGCTCGCCGATGGCCGTGATCCCGCCGTGCTCGATGCCCTGCTGGCCGGTGAACGGGTGGGCACGGTGTTCCATCCCTCCACCACTCCGTTGCCTGATCGCAAGGGTTGGCTGGCCCATGCCCTGCTGGCCAAGGGCAGCCTCACCCTGGATGCCGGCGCCGAGCGGGCCCTGGTCCATCGGGGGGCGTCCCTGCTGGCGGTGGGGATCCGTGCGGTGGAGGGCGACTTCCGCCGCCGCGATCCCGTGCGCCTGCTGGCCGCCGATGGCCGGGAGCTGGGCCGTGGTCTCTGCAGCCTCAGCAGCGATGAGCTGCGTCAGGTGGTGGGCCTCAGCAGCGAAGCCGTGCGCAGCCGGCTCGGGGCAGGTGGAGATGCGGTGGGCGATGCAGTGGTGCACCGCGACCACCTGGTGCTCACCTCCGTGCCGCCGCCAGCCTGA
- a CDS encoding YqeG family HAD IIIA-type phosphatase, with translation MPSRHAASLAALPRLLTPDLVVQGTLVDLSLERLQDQSIAALVLDVDRTMLPRHRSELPARAEQWLRRAQARMPLHLLSNNPSRRRIGGLAQQLGLPFTTSAGKPRRSALRRVLADLDLLPEQVALIGDRLFTDVLAGNRLGLYTVLVRPIDPNGEPCRQDHLQRIELGLARWIGTPLA, from the coding sequence ATGCCCAGCCGGCATGCAGCCAGCCTTGCCGCCCTGCCGCGGCTGCTCACACCCGATCTGGTGGTGCAGGGAACTCTGGTGGACCTCTCCCTGGAGCGGCTGCAGGACCAGTCGATCGCCGCTCTGGTGCTCGATGTGGACCGCACCATGCTGCCGCGTCACCGTTCCGAGCTGCCGGCCCGGGCCGAGCAGTGGTTGCGACGTGCCCAGGCACGGATGCCCTTGCACCTGCTCAGCAATAACCCATCGCGGCGGCGGATCGGTGGCCTCGCCCAGCAGCTGGGGCTGCCCTTCACCACCTCGGCGGGCAAGCCGCGCCGCTCCGCCCTGAGGAGGGTGCTGGCGGACCTGGACCTGCTCCCCGAGCAGGTCGCCCTGATCGGGGATCGTCTGTTCACGGATGTGCTGGCGGGTAATCGGCTGGGCCTGTACACCGTGCTGGTGCGGCCGATCGATCCGAATGGGGAGCCGTGCCGGCAGGATCACCTGCAGCGGATCGAGCTGGGCCTGGCGCGCTGGATCGGAACCCCCCTGGCCTGA
- a CDS encoding DUF3727 domain-containing protein, which produces MSPDGPTTPSSGDVPTVLVRDSQQRQLLCFLEQLIPLDGNDYGLLTPVDTPVCLFRLTDDETNPELIDTIEGNEAIFSVADVVLQEHDLTLVRSAVTLTVSGELDEPDPDDFDEDEDEDEDSETYELLIQFKADGQDYGLFIPLDPFFVVARMNGSEAVLVEGEEFERIQPRLEAELEEREQGD; this is translated from the coding sequence CCGACGGACCCACGACCCCGTCCTCCGGTGATGTGCCCACGGTGCTCGTGCGGGACAGCCAGCAGCGGCAACTGCTCTGCTTCCTCGAGCAGCTGATCCCGCTGGATGGCAACGACTACGGGCTGCTCACTCCGGTGGACACCCCGGTGTGCCTGTTCCGGCTCACCGATGACGAGACCAACCCGGAACTGATCGACACGATCGAGGGCAACGAGGCGATCTTCTCGGTGGCGGATGTGGTGCTGCAGGAGCATGACCTGACCCTGGTGCGCTCAGCGGTGACTCTTACCGTGAGCGGCGAGCTCGATGAGCCCGATCCTGACGACTTCGACGAGGATGAGGACGAGGATGAGGACAGTGAGACCTATGAGCTGCTGATCCAGTTCAAGGCGGATGGTCAGGACTATGGCCTCTTCATTCCCCTCGATCCCTTCTTCGTGGTGGCCCGGATGAACGGCAGCGAAGCCGTGCTGGTGGAGGGCGAGGAATTCGAGCGGATTCAGCCCCGCCTCGAGGCGGAACTGGAGGAGCGGGAGCAGGGGGACTGA